GTGGTCACGCCACTGCATTGGCTGGCGGTCGAAACAGAGATCGTACTGCGGCATCTGGCTCGCGGGAGAAAGAAGCCGCAATCAGGTGTGAGAGATGAGCGCCGTGCCGAGCAGCAGCCACTGCAGGGTCAGAATCACATTGCTGGTTGCAAACAGCGCAAAGCGATGCAGCACATGGTTGTAGGTCAGGTGCACAAAGCTGTGCAGCACGCGCAGCACCACGTAGGCCCAGGCGAGGGTCACCAGCCAGGTGCTCTGCACGCCGGTGACGTAGGTGAGCACGCAGACCACATAGAAAAGCATCGGCAGTTCGAGCAGGTTCATGTAGTTGCGGTTGGCGAGGATGAGGGCCTCCGGCAGCGGGCCCGATTCACCGTATGCGAACTGGTCGATGTCCGCCTCGCCGCGCAGGGTGGCGCGCACGCGGCGGCAGGCGATGTTCACGGCCATGCACATGGTCCATGCCGCCAGCGCGAACAGGGGCCAGAGAATCGCGGGGGAGTTCGGCATGCTGAGGTTCCTTGGCGGTGGAGCGGGTGGGGCAACGCGGGTTGCGCAATCGGCGCTGCTGGCATCGCATGACTCGGCATTTTGCACGGGACGCTCTTCAGGCTGGGGCGGGGCAGGCGCTGCGCTTTCGAAGCGGACGGTCATGACCGGGCGCTCGCTCAGTTCCTGAATTTTCCACGCATAGTCACCCTTGCCGAAGAGAGGAGTGGAATGCGCGTTGTGCGAGAGGACCTTGGCGTTGCTTGGCAGGTGGATCTTCAAGGTGCCGTTGGGCTGGATGTGGAGGGAGGACAGCTCCTTCAGATTTCCTTCCTTGACGGCGTTCGATGCAATGGTGGTGACGCCCGTGTTCGGGTCGGTGACGATCTGCAGAAAGTTGAACAGATGCGTCGATTCGGTGGCCGCCCGCTTGCCTTCGCTTTGCAGCTCGAAACGCCCGTTGCCGACGTACACGGCCTTCTTGACCTCGGGGTTGCTGCGGATCTTGATCGCTTCGTTGTCGAGATCCTGCTTGGCCTTTTCGTTCAGTCCACCGAGCTTGGCCAACTGAACGATGGCGGGCACATCGACGGCCGTTCCGGCGAACTTGTAGCTGTAGCTGGCATCGGCCTGGTAGTCGATCTCGGCGGTGAATTTTTCGGGGACCATGCATGCGCCCAGCATGATCGATAAGGAGGCGAAGCCCGCGAGTCTGACGATTTTTTTGAGCATGTTGGTCTGCGGCAAAAGTGATCGAAAGATCGTATTCAGAGCATTTGCGCAGACCCCTTGTTCAGGTCAATGCATGGGACCGAAACTGGGTGCTGGAAAGTGGATCAAGGTCACGAAATATGAGGTGCTCCGTAGAGGGGAAACATGCATTGCATGTTGTAGCCAGCGCGCAAAAAAGAAAACCGCCCGAAGGCGGTTTTGGCAGGCGCGGGGTTCGCGGTGCGGGCTTATTCAGCCGCGACAGCGATGCCCTTGAATTCGCCCGAAGCGATGCGCTTGCTCCACTCGGCTGGGCCGGTGATGTGGGCGCTGGTGCCACCGGAGTCCACGGCCACGGTCACGGGCATGTCGACCACGTCGAATTCGTAGATGGCTTCCATGCCCAGATCTTCGAAGCCCACCACGGTGGCGTGCTTGATGGCCTTGGAGACCAGGTAAGCCGCGCCGCCCACAGCCATCAGGTATGCACTCTTGTGGTTCTTGATGGATTCGATGGCGACCGGGCCGCGCTCGGCCTTGCCGATCATGGCGATGAGGCCGGTCTGCTCCAGCATCATGTCGGTGAACTTGTCCATGCGGGTGGCGGTCGTCGGGCCGGCTGGGCCAACGGCTTCGTCACGCACGGGATCAACCGGACCGACGTAGTAGATCACGCGGTTGGTGAAGTCCACGGGCAGCTTTTCGCCCTTGGCCAGCATGTCCTGGATGCGCTTGTGTGCAGCGTCGCGGCCGGTCAGCATCTTGCCGTTCAAGAGCAGCGTGTCGCCCGGCTTCCAGCTGGCGACTTCTTCCTTGGTCAGCTTGTTCAGGTCGACCTTCTTGGACTTGTTGTAGTCCGGTGCCCAGTCGATCTTGGGCCACAGGTCGAGCGATGGAGCGTCCAGATACACCGGGCCGGAGCCGTCGAGCACGAAGTGCGCGTGACGGGTTGCGGCGCAGTTCGGGATCATCGCCACGGGCTTGGAGGCCGCGTGCGTCGGGTACATCTTGATCTTGATGTCCAGCACCGTTGCCAGACCGCCCAGACCTTGCGCGCCGATGCCGAGGGCGTTGACCTTCTCGTAGAGTTCCAAGCGCAGCTCTTCGACCTGATCGAGCTTCTCGCCGCGTGCCGACTTGGCCTGCAGCTCGTACATGTCCAGGTCTTCCATCAGGCTTTCCTTGGCGAGCAGAACGGCCTTTTCTGCCGTGCCGCCAATGCCGATGCCGAGCATGCCCGGTGGGCACCAGCCCGCGCCCATTGTGGGAACGGTCTTCAGAACCCAGTCGACCAGGCTGTCGCTGGGGTTCATCATGATCATCTTGGACTTGTTCTCCGAGCCGCCGCCCTTGGCCGCCACGGTGATGTCCACGGTGTTGCCGGGAACGATCTGCACGTTGATCACGGCAGGGGTGTTGTCCTTGGTGTTCTTGCGGGCGAAGTGCGGATCGGCCACGACGGACGCGCGCAGCGTGTTGTCGGGGTGGTTGTAGCCACGGCGCACGCCTTCGTTGATGGCGTCTTCGAGGCCGGCGGTGAAGCCTTCCCACTTGACGTCCATGCCGACCTTCAGGAACACATTGACGATGCCGGTGTCCTGGCAGATCGGACGATGGCCGGTGGCGGACATCTTGGAGTTGGTCAGGATCTGCGCCATCGCATCCTTGGCCGCAGGGCTTTGCTCGCGTTCATAGGCGCGGGCCAGATGCTGGATGTAGTCAGCGGGGTGGTAGTAGCTGATGTACTGGAGGGCACCTGCGATCGAGTCGATCAGGTCCTGCTGGCGGATGGTTGTGGTCATCGTGAAGCTTGCTAGGGTTTTAGGAACGCGCCGGGGGAAGCGCAGAGAAAACCTGCCAATTATCCGCTGAAGCGCCCAAACGCTGCCGGGAAAACCCGAGAAGTCTTATAGAGGACTCGACCGCTTGCCGCATCGCGGAATGGTTGAGGCCTTGTGCCTGTCATGTAACCGCTGCCAGTCAAACAACAAAAAGGCACCCGCTCGGGGTGCCTGCGTCCCGTCAGCCAGACGGTGGAATGCGTGCCGGACTTACTTCTTCTGAGGCGCTTGCTGGGGCTGGGCCATGCTCAGCAGGTTCATTTTCTGGCCGTTGACGATCACGTCGCCGGGCTTCTGGTCGGCCTTGCACGGGCCGATCCACTTGGCGACCATGACGGATTTGGATGTCGAGATTCCAGCCATCGGCGGATTGAAGGTCGAGTCGGCGGACAGGGTGTATTCCTTCTCGAAGTCACCCGAGGTGACGCTCTTGGTCTCCAGCTTCGAGGGGCCCATCTGGCAGATCGAGTGGCCGATGTACTTGCCGCCGTCCTTCTTGTTCTCGTTCTTGTCACACTTCATGTTGTTCATCATGCCGCTGCCCATCTTCTGCAGCACCTTGTCGCTGGCAGTGTCCACGCACTGCTGCATCACCTGTTCGGGGTTCTTGGTGGTGCCCGTGGTGCCGCTGGTGGTGATCTGCCACAGGCCCGCCTTGCGGGTGGGCATGTCCTGGGCGGAGGCCGTCAGGGGCAGGGCACCCGCGACAAGGAAGAGCATGGCAGCGGCCTTGACGGAGCGAGTGGAAAGTGGGCGGAACAGGTTCATGTCGGATTCCTCTTGGATCAGTGGATGAAGAAAGAAAAAAGAGACTCTGCCGTTGCGTTGATGGCTCGGGCTGTTGTGGTGCGAGCGGGGTTCGCGGGGATTATTGGCTGATTGAGGTCATTTGCAGCCGCAAATTTCGTAACTGAATATCGCAAGCCTGTCGCGCCATCGTGGTTTCTGGCGACTGCGCTAGCATGTTGATAGAAGAACGTGACCACGTTCTGACAGGTTTCCATCCCTGCGGCTTGCTCCAGCCAGCGTCCTTGACTCGCTTCCTTTCGGACGAACTGCCAGCCACGCGCACCGCTTTTGTTTGTTCTCTCAAGGAGTATTCCCATGACGACTGCTGTACGGCAGGAGAAAGACACTTTCGGTTTGATCGACGTTCCCGCCGACAAGCTCTGGGGCGCGCAGACGCAGCGCTCGATCCAGAATTTCAAGATCAGCGGTGAGCGCCAGCCCACCGAAATCATCCACGCGCTCGCGCAGGTCAAGCGCGCATCGGCCACGGTCAACAGCAAGCTCGGGCTGCTCGACGAAAAGAAGACCCAGGCCATTGTCGCTGCGGCAGATGAAGTGATCGGCGGCAAGCATCCCGATGAGTTTCCGCTGGTGGTGTGGCAGACCGGCTCGGGCACGCAGACCAACATGAACGTCAACGAGGTGCTGGCCAATCGCGCCAGCGAGTTGCTGGGCGGTGAGCGCGGCGAGTCGCGCCTGGTGCATCCCAACGACGACGTGAACAAGAGCCAGTCGAGCAACGACGTATACCCCACCGCCATGCATGTGGCAGCGGTGACGGCCATCGAGCAGAAACTGCTGCCCGCGATCGCGCGTCTGCACAAGACGCTCAAGGCCAAGAGCATCGCGTTTGCCGACATCGTGAAGATCGGCCGCACGCACTTGCAGGATGCGACACCGCTCACTTTGGGGCAGGAAATCTCGGGCTGGGTGGCGCAGCTCGAACATGGCGAAAAGCACATCAAGGCTGCGTTGCCGCATCTGTATGAACTGGCGCTGGGCGGCACCGCAGTCGGCACCGGCTTGAACGCGCCCAAGGGCTATGCGGAAGGCGTGGCGGCGGAGATCGCGAAGATCACTGGCTACCCGTTCGTGACCTCACCGAACAAGTTCGAATCGCTTGCAAGCTGCGATGGACTGGTGCACGCGCATGGCTCGCTCAAGACGCTGTCAGCCAGCCTGATGAAGATCGCCAACGACGTGCGCTGGCTGGCCAGCGGCCCACGCAGCGGTCTGGGCGAGTTGTCGATTCCCGAGAACGAACCCGGCTCGTCGATCATGCCCGGCAAGGTCAATCCCACGCAATGCGAGGCGATGACGATGCTGTGCGCGCAGGTGTTTGGCAACGATGTGGCGATCAACTTCGGCGGTGCGTCGGGCAACTTCGAACTGAATGTTTTCCGTCCGCTCGTTGCGCACAACTTCCTGCAGAGCGTGCGCCTGCTCGCCGATGGCATGGTGAGCTTTGACGAACACTGCGCAGTCGGCATCGAACCGAATCGCGAACGCATCGCCGAACTGGTGGACCGCTCGCTGATGCTGGTGACGGCGCTGAACACCCACATCGGCTACGACAAGGCCGCCTACATCGCCAAGAAGGCGCACAAGGAAGGCGCCAGCCTGCGTGACGCGGCGATTGCCAGCGGACATGTGACTGGCGAGCAGTTCGATCAGTGGGTTGTGCCGGGGAACATGGTGGGCAATCTGTAGTTTGCCCTTGGGCATTCCTCGGGCTGACTGGAACGATTGCCCAAATGGAAAAATGCAGCCGTCTGGCTGCATTTTTCATGGTGCTTTTGACGGTTCAGGCCGCCAGACGTTGACGCTCCCTGCCGCTCAATCGGTCAAACGCCTGCGCCAAGTCGGTGATCAGATCGACTGGGTCTTCGAGGCCGATGTGCAGGCGGACGACGGGTTGTGTGCCGGTCCAGATGCTGTGTTCGCGAAGGCGTTCCGGGGCGGCGATGAGGGCGAGGCTTTCGTAGCCGCCCCATGACGCGCCGATGGCGAAGTATTGCAATGCGTCGACGAAGGCGTCGGCTTCCTGTGCGCTGATGCTGTGGCTCAGCTCGAAGGAGATCAGACCGCTTGCGCCGGTGAAGTCGCGTTTCCACAGCGCATGGCCGGGGTCGCTGGGGAGTGCGGGGTAGAAGACGCGTTGCACTTTGGGGTGCGATTGCAGCCACTCGGCGATGGCGGTGGCGTGGCGTTGGTGCTGTGCCAGGCGCACGGGCAGCGTGCGTATGCCGCGCAGTGCGAGATAGGCGTCGTCTGCGCCGATGGTGAGGCCA
This genomic stretch from Diaphorobacter sp. HDW4B harbors:
- the fumC gene encoding class II fumarate hydratase codes for the protein MTTAVRQEKDTFGLIDVPADKLWGAQTQRSIQNFKISGERQPTEIIHALAQVKRASATVNSKLGLLDEKKTQAIVAAADEVIGGKHPDEFPLVVWQTGSGTQTNMNVNEVLANRASELLGGERGESRLVHPNDDVNKSQSSNDVYPTAMHVAAVTAIEQKLLPAIARLHKTLKAKSIAFADIVKIGRTHLQDATPLTLGQEISGWVAQLEHGEKHIKAALPHLYELALGGTAVGTGLNAPKGYAEGVAAEIAKITGYPFVTSPNKFESLASCDGLVHAHGSLKTLSASLMKIANDVRWLASGPRSGLGELSIPENEPGSSIMPGKVNPTQCEAMTMLCAQVFGNDVAINFGGASGNFELNVFRPLVAHNFLQSVRLLADGMVSFDEHCAVGIEPNRERIAELVDRSLMLVTALNTHIGYDKAAYIAKKAHKEGASLRDAAIASGHVTGEQFDQWVVPGNMVGNL
- a CDS encoding DUF3617 family protein; translation: MNLFRPLSTRSVKAAAMLFLVAGALPLTASAQDMPTRKAGLWQITTSGTTGTTKNPEQVMQQCVDTASDKVLQKMGSGMMNNMKCDKNENKKDGGKYIGHSICQMGPSKLETKSVTSGDFEKEYTLSADSTFNPPMAGISTSKSVMVAKWIGPCKADQKPGDVIVNGQKMNLLSMAQPQQAPQKK
- a CDS encoding fumarate hydratase, with the translated sequence MTTTIRQQDLIDSIAGALQYISYYHPADYIQHLARAYEREQSPAAKDAMAQILTNSKMSATGHRPICQDTGIVNVFLKVGMDVKWEGFTAGLEDAINEGVRRGYNHPDNTLRASVVADPHFARKNTKDNTPAVINVQIVPGNTVDITVAAKGGGSENKSKMIMMNPSDSLVDWVLKTVPTMGAGWCPPGMLGIGIGGTAEKAVLLAKESLMEDLDMYELQAKSARGEKLDQVEELRLELYEKVNALGIGAQGLGGLATVLDIKIKMYPTHAASKPVAMIPNCAATRHAHFVLDGSGPVYLDAPSLDLWPKIDWAPDYNKSKKVDLNKLTKEEVASWKPGDTLLLNGKMLTGRDAAHKRIQDMLAKGEKLPVDFTNRVIYYVGPVDPVRDEAVGPAGPTTATRMDKFTDMMLEQTGLIAMIGKAERGPVAIESIKNHKSAYLMAVGGAAYLVSKAIKHATVVGFEDLGMEAIYEFDVVDMPVTVAVDSGGTSAHITGPAEWSKRIASGEFKGIAVAAE
- a CDS encoding MAPEG family protein — translated: MLKKIVRLAGFASLSIMLGACMVPEKFTAEIDYQADASYSYKFAGTAVDVPAIVQLAKLGGLNEKAKQDLDNEAIKIRSNPEVKKAVYVGNGRFELQSEGKRAATESTHLFNFLQIVTDPNTGVTTIASNAVKEGNLKELSSLHIQPNGTLKIHLPSNAKVLSHNAHSTPLFGKGDYAWKIQELSERPVMTVRFESAAPAPPQPEERPVQNAESCDASSADCATRVAPPAPPPRNLSMPNSPAILWPLFALAAWTMCMAVNIACRRVRATLRGEADIDQFAYGESGPLPEALILANRNYMNLLELPMLFYVVCVLTYVTGVQSTWLVTLAWAYVVLRVLHSFVHLTYNHVLHRFALFATSNVILTLQWLLLGTALISHT